In Cryptomeria japonica chromosome 1, Sugi_1.0, whole genome shotgun sequence, the sequence CTGTTAAAGCATAACTCAAAGAAGATTTTTGACGAAAATATGAGTCTTGATTCACCGTAAATTGTTGTAAGCAAATATTTAAAACAAAATCGCTTGTCTATTAGAATATTTTAAGTAACAGGTGCTCACTTTTCCAGAGCCATCTGGTAGGTAATACCGTCATTGCTCTGGACATCGTTGAGATCGAGCCCTTTAATATCATCTTTGTTCACTACTTGTTGCAAATGTCTGTCTGCGACACTGACAAGACCTTCAAGGTTTTTCATGCTAGAATCGTCGAGGCTTGCCAAATCTCTACTTAAGTTTCTTGGCTACTGCATGCGAACAAATACCAATTAAACAATTAACGTGTTAATTTGTTTTCGTGAAACACAATGTGCTCATATGCATGCTGGTGTATAGAATAAAAAGAAAGTAAATTGCTAGTTATGTTGAATATTAGTTTGGCGGTCAAAGAAGTTTGCAAAGCCTTCAAAATAACAAACACTGTGCTGGGTGTTTAAGCTCTTGACGAACCTGAATTCTAAGAGAGTCTGTAACTTTGTCCCAGATTAGATTTTTCAGTTTTTTCTGTGCCTCTTCATTTCCTTTAAATAACGCATCAATTAGGGGTTTAATCCATCGGAGCATCCCCCATTTTTCAGCAGTTTTTGCATCATAAGGCTCATTTGAAACTTCACCCGTTCCACTAGAAAGTACGACAAATCGCTGATTTAATTGGACAAGACAACAGCTGTTATTTTTTATTCCATTATTTAATGTCTAACCATACGATTTCAGTAGTGATTGAATAGTTACCAGGCTTTCTAAATTTGTGTCCTCTGGATTCTGCATGCGATATTCATCTATAGCTTCGGTCATTGCTAGAAAAGTCTGCATTAAAAGTGGAAAATTATACGTCATACAATTGATCTGTTTGAAAGGAAAGAGCATTAAAAATTATCGAGACTTATGGTCATTTACATTTTAAGGGGTTGAATTTGTTATAAAAAGGAATTTCTTACCGGATTATTAGCCACGAGACCACCGTCGATCAAATTGAACTCAGCAGACTTTCCACTTTCAGTATCATTTATGGTGAAACCGTGAGGTGGTAGGTATATAGGAGCTGCAGCTGTGCCAATGCATATGTCCTTCAAATGTGGGTTCATCAACGTGTCTTTTCTGGCCTGCAAGTATATATGATAAACACAATCATTTTGGCAAACACGAATAAATGCTCTGTAAGCTTTCAGTCAGTTTGCGAAGAATAATACCTTATAGGTGCTAAAAATGattgccttgttatccttcatatcaaatgtggGTATTACTAGGTTTGTGATTGTCTCATTTAGACGAAGATTTGGAATCGTATTATTTATCATCTGTCGAAGGTTTTTGCCCGAATATATTGGGCCTTTGAAGATTGCACGAATATAGCGAAGTAGTCTGATAAATCTGCTGCTGTGACATGAAGAAATCGGACATTAGTAACATAGGAGTCATACACTTTTTAATACCAAGAAAGGGGAACGTGATACTAAGTAAATATTTTGCCCCTTCAAAGCCTACAGTCAGAATACTATTTTAG encodes:
- the LOC131026790 gene encoding patatin-like protein 5; the encoded protein is MVSIIDGGGVRGVFVVRILSALEKTFQRLHGKQTRIADHVDVIAGTSTGGLIAAMLASPDKNGRPMFQAKGIEEFYSQNCAKIFPQSNSRFIRLLRYIRAIFKGPIYSGKNLRQMINNTIPNLRLNETITNLVIPTFDMKDNKAIIFSTYKARKDTLMNPHLKDICIGTAAAPIYLPPHGFTINDTESGKSAEFNLIDGGLVANNPTFLAMTEAIDEYRMQNPEDTNLESLRFVVLSSGTGEVSNEPYDAKTAEKWGMLRWIKPLIDALFKGNEEAQKKLKNLIWDKVTDSLRIQPRNLSRDLASLDDSSMKNLEGLVSVADRHLQQVVNKDDIKGLDLNDVQSNDGITYQMALEKFAKISYEESKKRIASKSNEGNGYCE